The following DNA comes from Caulobacter mirabilis.
AGCAGCCAGCCGGCCCACAGGCTGACGGTCCAGTAGACGACCCGCTGGATCAAATCGCCGCTCAGGTAGCTGCCGAAAGGGCCGATGACGCCCAGGACGACGCCCAGCGTCGTGGACAGCACGAAGGCCGCGGCTAGCGTCGACAGTGGTTTGCGGGTCCCCGACTCCATGACGCCACTCTAGCGCACCCGCTCGCCGGCTGGCGCGCCCGTTCGCCCGTTCGCGAAACCCGTGTGGCGCAAGGCCCCGGGGAAACCCCAGACGGGACGAACCGACACGCCAACCGGAGCCCTTCCGTGATCACCGCCTTCGTTCTCGCCGCCGTCCTGGGCGCCGCCGCCCCCTCCGCCGCCGTCCCCTCCGTCGCCTCCCCCGCTCCGTCGCCCGCCGCCGCGACCGCGGTGTCCTTTCGCGCGATCAGCGTTCCCGATGGCGGCGGTCCGCCGATCGAGGTCGGGGTCTGGAGCGTCGGCGACCTGGCGGCCGGCCAGGGCCGCAAGCTGATCGTCATGTCGCACGGTTCGGGCGGTCATTTCCGCGGCCAGGAGGACACCGCCCGCGCCCTGGCCGCGGCAGGCTATGTGGTCGCCAGCCTGACCCACGGCGGCGACAACTGGCGGGACAGCAGCCGCGCCGCCGACATCGCCGAACGCCCCCGCCAGTTTACGATGGTGATCGACCACATGCTGAAGGCCTGGGACGGCCGCCCCGCCCTCGACCAGGACAAGGTCGGCGCCTTCGGCTTCTCCGCCGGCGGCTTCACGGTGCTGACGGCGGCGGGCGGCGAGCCGGACATGACGCGCATGTCCGGGCACTGCCGCGACCATCCCGACTTCTTCGACTGTCGCCTGGTCTCCGCGCATCCCCCGAGCGCCCTGCCCAAGACCTGGAGCCACGACTCGCGTATCGCCGCCGTGGTCGCCGCCGCGCCCGCCCTGGGCTTCACCTTCGACCGCGCCCGCCTTGCTGGGGTGCGCCAGCCCGTACAGCTATGGCGGGCCGAGAAGGACCAGATCCTGCCCAGTCCGCTGTACGCCGAACCTGTCCGCGACGCCCTGCCCCGGCCGCCGGAGTATCTGGTGGTCGACGACGCGGGCCACTTCGACTTCCTGCCGCCCTGTTCGGAAAGACTGGCCGCCCAGGCGCCGATGATCTGCGCCCCGACGCCGGGCTTCGATCGGGCGGCCTTCCATGAGCGCTTCAACCGCGAAGTCGTCCGATTCTTCAGGGCCAACCTGTAGTTGGCGGAGCCCCGAGCTCCTGCAGCAGCCATTCGCGGAAGCGCTTGATCTTCGGCGTACGGCTGCGGTGCTCGGGATAGACGATCCAGTAGGCCAGTCCCAGGGTCGAAACCTGGGGAAACAGCTGGACCAGCCGGCCCTCGGCCTTGTCGGTGCGCCACAGGAAGGGGGTCAGCATGGCCACGCCCTGGCCGGCCATGGCGGCGTGGCCCTCGTTGGCCTGGGAGTCCAGGCGCACGCCGGCCAGCGGCTGCTCGGCGATGTCCGACAGG
Coding sequences within:
- a CDS encoding alpha/beta hydrolase family protein, translated to MITAFVLAAVLGAAAPSAAVPSVASPAPSPAAATAVSFRAISVPDGGGPPIEVGVWSVGDLAAGQGRKLIVMSHGSGGHFRGQEDTARALAAAGYVVASLTHGGDNWRDSSRAADIAERPRQFTMVIDHMLKAWDGRPALDQDKVGAFGFSAGGFTVLTAAGGEPDMTRMSGHCRDHPDFFDCRLVSAHPPSALPKTWSHDSRIAAVVAAAPALGFTFDRARLAGVRQPVQLWRAEKDQILPSPLYAEPVRDALPRPPEYLVVDDAGHFDFLPPCSERLAAQAPMICAPTPGFDRAAFHERFNREVVRFFRANL